A window from Candidatus Arthromitus sp. SFB-rat-Yit encodes these proteins:
- the hydF gene encoding [FeFe] hydrogenase H-cluster maturation GTPase HydF, with translation MFSTPNANRKHIGIYGKTNVGKSSLINKIMDQNVSIVSPIGGTTTDPVSKPMEFIPIGPVLFIDTAGSDDDSELGSLRFNKTYDTLKRVDLSIYVFDCMDLDKDSYEKMRINFKKFNVPHIVVINKADLLKDSDREEISKDFNDFIFVSTESGEGIENLKNRIIQIFSESEYEIPIIGDILPYNSKVVMVVPIDSEAPKGRIILPQVQCIRDCLDHGIKSYVLRDTELEDGLKDLKDIDLVITDSQVFKKVSEVVPKNIPLTSFSILFARHKGNLKSFVDGVRKIEELNKDSKILIAESCSHNVSHEDIGRFKIPKLLNKHVGYELKYDFYVGNDFPDNLDEYDLVIHCGACMINRKSVINRVNFCGEKGISITNYGVVIAYLTGILDRAIEIFKKKENI, from the coding sequence ATGTTTAGTACTCCGAATGCTAATAGAAAGCACATTGGGATTTATGGGAAAACAAATGTTGGAAAATCTTCTTTAATTAATAAAATTATGGATCAAAATGTTTCCATTGTTTCACCAATAGGTGGCACTACGACAGATCCAGTTTCAAAACCAATGGAATTTATACCGATAGGGCCTGTTTTATTTATAGATACAGCTGGGAGTGACGATGATAGTGAACTTGGGAGTTTAAGATTTAACAAAACATATGATACTTTAAAGAGAGTAGATCTTTCTATATATGTTTTTGATTGTATGGATTTGGATAAAGATTCGTATGAGAAAATGAGGATTAATTTTAAAAAATTTAATGTTCCTCATATTGTTGTTATAAATAAAGCTGATTTATTAAAAGATTCGGATCGTGAAGAGATTTCTAAAGATTTTAATGATTTTATATTTGTATCAACCGAGAGTGGTGAAGGTATTGAAAATTTAAAAAATAGAATTATCCAAATTTTTAGTGAATCTGAGTATGAAATTCCAATAATTGGAGATATTCTTCCTTATAATAGTAAGGTTGTTATGGTTGTACCTATAGATTCCGAGGCACCAAAGGGTAGAATAATTCTTCCACAAGTTCAATGTATTCGTGATTGTTTGGATCATGGGATAAAAAGCTATGTTTTAAGAGATACAGAACTTGAAGATGGACTGAAGGATTTGAAAGATATTGATCTTGTTATAACAGATTCTCAAGTTTTTAAAAAAGTTTCGGAAGTTGTGCCAAAAAATATACCTTTAACCAGTTTTTCAATTTTGTTTGCAAGGCATAAAGGGAATTTAAAAAGTTTTGTTGATGGAGTTAGAAAGATTGAAGAATTGAACAAAGATTCAAAAATATTGATTGCAGAGAGTTGTAGTCATAATGTTTCACATGAAGATATTGGGAGGTTTAAAATCCCAAAATTGTTAAATAAGCATGTTGGTTATGAATTAAAATATGATTTTTATGTTGGTAATGATTTTCCTGATAATCTTGATGAGTATGATTTGGTTATACATTGCGGTGCCTGTATGATAAATAGGAAAAGTGTTATTAATCGTGTTAATTTTTGTGGAGAGAAAGGGATTAGTATCACAAATTATGGAGTTGTAATAGCCTATTTGACTGGAATACTTGATAGAGCGATAGAGATATTTAAAAAGAAAGAGAATATTTAA
- the ychF gene encoding redox-regulated ATPase YchF — MKLGIVGLPNVGKSTLFNAITKAGAESANYPFCTIEPNVGIVTVPDNRLDELEKIYNTKKKVYASIEFYDIAGLVKGASKGEGLGNKFLSHIREVEAIVHVVRCFEDSNIVHVSGQVNPLDDIEVINFELILSDLEIVQRRIDKIIKLARSGDKDSKIELDILERVKSHLEQGKMVRSMDLTKEEEERVKKYFLITNKKTLYACNISEDEFVDKVENAMVKKVKEFALSEKSEAITLCAKFEEELSSLDDVDRSQMMEEYDIKKSGLDQLIVKSYSLLGLISYLTAGIQEVRAWTITEGTKAPQAAGKIHSDIERGFIRAEVISYDKMIECKSEVVAKEKGYYRLEGKEYVVRDGDIINFRFNV, encoded by the coding sequence ATGAAGTTAGGGATTGTTGGGTTACCAAACGTTGGTAAAAGTACTTTATTTAATGCTATTACTAAGGCAGGAGCAGAATCGGCAAATTACCCATTTTGTACTATAGAGCCTAATGTTGGTATTGTTACTGTACCTGATAATAGGTTGGATGAATTGGAGAAGATATATAATACGAAGAAAAAAGTTTATGCTTCAATTGAATTTTATGATATTGCTGGATTGGTTAAAGGAGCGAGTAAGGGAGAGGGGCTTGGAAATAAATTTTTATCCCATATTCGTGAAGTTGAAGCGATAGTACATGTTGTAAGGTGTTTTGAAGATAGTAATATTGTTCATGTTAGTGGTCAGGTTAATCCACTTGATGATATAGAGGTTATAAATTTTGAATTGATTTTATCAGATTTGGAAATTGTTCAGAGAAGGATAGATAAAATTATAAAACTTGCAAGATCTGGAGATAAAGATTCTAAGATAGAGCTTGATATTCTTGAAAGGGTTAAGAGTCATTTGGAACAGGGTAAGATGGTTAGGAGCATGGATTTAACTAAGGAAGAAGAGGAAAGAGTTAAAAAATATTTTTTAATAACTAATAAGAAAACTCTTTATGCTTGCAATATATCAGAAGATGAGTTTGTTGATAAAGTAGAAAATGCTATGGTTAAGAAGGTTAAAGAATTTGCTTTGAGTGAGAAATCTGAGGCAATTACTCTTTGTGCAAAATTTGAGGAGGAGTTATCTTCACTTGATGATGTAGACAGATCCCAAATGATGGAAGAGTATGATATTAAAAAGTCTGGATTGGATCAATTGATTGTTAAGAGTTATAGTTTGCTTGGACTTATAAGTTATTTAACTGCTGGGATTCAGGAAGTTAGAGCTTGGACTATAACGGAAGGAACTAAAGCACCTCAAGCAGCAGGGAAAATTCACTCAGATATTGAACGTGGGTTTATACGTGCTGAAGTTATATCATACGACAAGATGATCGAATGTAAAAGTGAGGTTGTTGCGAAAGAAAAAGGATATTATCGTTTAGAAGGAAAAGAATATGTAGTTAGAGACGGGGACATCATAAATTTTAGATTTAATGTGTAG
- the pdaA gene encoding delta-lactam-biosynthetic de-N-acetylase yields MKKSIIASLLILTTSLSTNFVPIQSKTSYITTNNFTNSNTQELDWYIVPNKENKPPEPNKNAIPILNNFSGYYLGDTEKKVLYLTFDEGYENGYTSKILDILKKQNVPAAFFVVKPYLKTNKDLILRMVNEGHLVCNHSSSHPSMAKITDPNKFKKEFTDVEEEYKKITNSDMPKYFRPPMGKFSEYSMKLTNELGYKSIFWSLAYKDFDVKNQPSKETAKDKILSRIHNGSIILLHAVSKTNTEILEEILIELKSQGYEFRTLTDF; encoded by the coding sequence ATGAAAAAAAGCATCATCGCTTCACTACTAATATTAACTACTTCACTGTCAACAAACTTCGTTCCCATCCAATCAAAAACATCATACATCACCACAAACAACTTTACAAATTCAAATACTCAAGAACTTGATTGGTACATAGTCCCAAACAAAGAAAATAAACCTCCTGAACCAAACAAAAATGCAATCCCAATATTAAATAACTTCTCAGGGTATTATCTGGGAGATACCGAAAAAAAAGTACTCTACCTAACATTTGATGAAGGATACGAAAACGGATACACTTCAAAAATACTCGATATATTGAAAAAACAAAATGTCCCAGCTGCATTTTTCGTTGTAAAACCTTACCTTAAAACAAATAAAGATCTAATATTAAGAATGGTAAATGAAGGTCATTTAGTTTGTAATCATTCCTCTTCACATCCATCAATGGCAAAAATAACAGATCCTAACAAATTTAAAAAAGAATTCACAGATGTAGAAGAAGAATACAAAAAAATAACAAACTCTGATATGCCCAAATATTTCCGACCACCTATGGGCAAATTTAGTGAATACTCTATGAAGCTTACAAATGAACTCGGATACAAAAGTATATTTTGGAGTTTAGCTTATAAGGATTTTGATGTCAAAAATCAACCATCAAAAGAAACTGCCAAAGATAAAATTTTAAGCAGAATACACAATGGATCTATAATACTATTACACGCAGTATCAAAAACCAACACTGAAATATTAGAAGAAATACTGATCGAATTAAAATCTCAAGGATATGAATTCAGAACTCTAACAGATTTTTAA
- the hydG gene encoding [FeFe] hydrogenase H-cluster radical SAM maturase HydG yields MFIDHDYIEKILNESKSASKDDVQFVIDKAKKKEGLNHKEVAILLQVEDKNQLESIYKIAGGIKESIYGKRIVMFAPLYVSNHCVNNCLYCGYRRDNKFERRKLTQDEIRNEVKILESMGHKRLALEVGEDPINVPIDYILECIDTIYKTQNDNGEIRRINVNIAATTVENYRKLKDANIGTYILFQETYHKPTYEKMHPKSIKGDYNYHLNSFDRAMEAGIDDVGAGVLFGLADPKFEVLALMLHNEYLEEKFKVGFHTISVPRLKKAEGMNLEDFPNVLDDETFKKIVAVIRIAVPFTGIILSTRENKEMRRELLRYGVSQISAGSVTGVGGYKEKEDRKNVNQFETCDDRSPLEVLKELVNDGYIPSYCTACYRKGRTGERFMSLAKTGQIQNVCEPNALMSLVEYALDYGDDEIMNQVNGLIDNIKNDFEKKHVRDMVEDRIDRLRKGERDLYV; encoded by the coding sequence ATGTTCATTGATCATGATTATATAGAAAAAATTTTAAATGAAAGCAAATCCGCATCAAAAGATGATGTTCAATTTGTAATTGATAAGGCTAAAAAGAAAGAAGGACTTAATCATAAGGAAGTTGCAATACTTCTTCAGGTTGAAGATAAGAATCAATTAGAAAGTATTTATAAAATTGCAGGAGGGATAAAGGAGTCTATTTATGGTAAGAGAATAGTTATGTTTGCTCCGTTGTATGTTAGTAATCATTGTGTTAATAACTGTTTGTATTGTGGTTATAGGAGAGATAACAAATTTGAGAGAAGAAAATTAACTCAAGATGAGATTAGGAATGAAGTTAAGATTTTAGAGAGTATGGGGCATAAAAGGCTTGCACTTGAAGTTGGAGAAGATCCTATAAATGTTCCTATTGATTATATTTTAGAATGTATTGATACTATTTATAAAACTCAAAATGATAATGGAGAGATTAGACGTATAAATGTAAATATTGCAGCTACTACTGTTGAAAATTATAGAAAGTTGAAAGATGCGAACATAGGAACTTATATATTGTTTCAAGAAACTTATCACAAGCCAACATATGAAAAGATGCATCCGAAATCAATAAAGGGAGATTATAATTATCATTTGAATTCATTTGACAGAGCTATGGAAGCAGGAATTGATGATGTTGGTGCGGGGGTTTTATTTGGTTTAGCTGATCCTAAATTTGAGGTTTTGGCACTTATGTTACATAATGAGTATTTGGAAGAAAAGTTTAAAGTAGGTTTTCATACAATCTCTGTACCACGTCTTAAAAAGGCTGAAGGAATGAATCTCGAGGATTTTCCAAATGTTTTAGATGACGAAACTTTCAAAAAAATTGTTGCGGTCATAAGGATAGCTGTTCCGTTTACTGGTATAATTCTGTCTACTAGGGAAAATAAGGAAATGAGGAGAGAACTTCTTAGATATGGTGTTTCTCAAATTAGTGCAGGTTCTGTAACAGGAGTTGGTGGATATAAAGAAAAAGAGGATAGAAAAAATGTTAACCAGTTTGAAACTTGTGATGATAGAAGTCCTCTCGAAGTTTTAAAGGAACTTGTGAATGATGGTTACATTCCTAGTTATTGTACTGCTTGTTATAGAAAGGGTAGAACTGGTGAAAGATTTATGAGTCTTGCTAAGACTGGGCAAATACAAAATGTTTGTGAACCGAATGCTTTGATGAGTTTAGTAGAATATGCACTTGATTATGGTGATGATGAGATTATGAATCAAGTTAATGGACTTATTGATAATATTAAAAATGATTTTGAAAAGAAGCATGTGCGTGATATGGTTGAAGATAGGATAGATAGATTAAGGAAGGGAGAAAGAGATTTATATGTTTAG
- the hydE gene encoding [FeFe] hydrogenase H-cluster radical SAM maturase HydE, whose translation MIKGYIDELFEFNNLSDEKLLYILENIDEDSKEYLIEKSHETRMRTYGNKVFMRGLIEFTNYCKKNCEYCGIQGKNKNADRYRLTYDQIMECAVIGDRLGYKTYVLQGGEDPYFTDERMIEIIRGIKEMFPNNAITLSLGERSYDSYKKMFDAGADRYLLRHETASKELYEWLHPGEIFGDRIKCLYNLKEIGYQFGAGFMVGLPRQTKRDLVKDLRFVKEIEPHMCGIGPFIPQKETSLGEYPAGTLEDTVIMLALVRLLLPNVLLPATTALGSIDKLGREKGIKAGGNVVMPNLSPTNVREKYALYDGKICTGDEAAECRKCIERRINNAGFEVAITRGDNVKWSHDNPDVKQYDEQQVSINSILGF comes from the coding sequence GTGATTAAAGGATATATTGATGAGTTGTTTGAATTTAATAATCTCTCAGACGAGAAGCTTTTATATATTTTGGAAAATATTGATGAGGATAGTAAAGAATATTTGATAGAAAAGTCACATGAAACTAGAATGAGAACTTATGGGAATAAAGTTTTTATGAGAGGTCTTATTGAATTTACGAATTATTGTAAGAAAAATTGTGAGTATTGTGGTATACAAGGTAAAAATAAAAATGCAGATAGATATAGGCTTACCTATGATCAAATAATGGAGTGTGCGGTTATTGGAGATAGGCTTGGATATAAAACTTATGTGTTGCAAGGAGGGGAAGATCCTTATTTTACTGATGAAAGAATGATTGAAATCATAAGAGGAATTAAGGAAATGTTTCCTAATAATGCAATAACGTTATCTTTAGGTGAAAGAAGTTATGATTCTTATAAAAAAATGTTTGATGCTGGGGCAGATAGATATTTGTTAAGGCATGAAACTGCTTCAAAAGAATTGTATGAGTGGCTTCATCCTGGAGAAATTTTTGGAGATAGAATAAAGTGTCTTTATAATCTTAAAGAGATAGGGTATCAGTTTGGTGCTGGATTTATGGTTGGATTACCTAGGCAAACAAAAAGAGATTTAGTTAAGGATTTAAGATTTGTTAAGGAAATTGAGCCTCATATGTGTGGCATTGGTCCGTTTATACCTCAAAAAGAGACATCTCTTGGTGAATATCCAGCTGGAACTTTGGAAGATACAGTGATTATGCTTGCACTTGTTAGATTGCTTTTACCTAATGTTTTATTACCTGCAACAACAGCTCTTGGAAGTATTGATAAGTTAGGAAGAGAAAAGGGAATAAAGGCTGGAGGAAATGTTGTTATGCCGAATTTATCTCCTACAAATGTTAGAGAAAAATATGCTCTTTATGATGGTAAAATTTGTACTGGTGATGAAGCAGCAGAATGTAGAAAATGTATAGAGAGAAGAATTAATAATGCGGGTTTTGAGGTTGCAATAACTAGGGGTGACAATGTAAAGTGGAGTCATGATAATCCAGATGTTAAACAGTATGATGAACAACAAGTTTCTATAAATAGTATACTTGGATTTTAA